The Ornithodoros turicata isolate Travis chromosome 7, ASM3712646v1, whole genome shotgun sequence genome includes a region encoding these proteins:
- the LOC135401769 gene encoding uncharacterized protein LOC135401769 isoform X1 produces the protein MHSSVFVAALAALAAVAVSAQAAKEDTFGETDQDSLYGTVSRTVRARARGGGAASEAGSTRIGTSSRSETSDASYGRVHKSPSSKARGLGLAPQEKPRTKEWPVGSPLMTMSRSTRPLDATRRLRIHASKLAGVEECRYKKEPWSECDNATNTQKRKLVLKRGSGTCDPTKELTRRCKKACRYEKGTWNACDAATNTRRRTDKLKPKSDQSCEATRTITKKCKNTSAGCRYNRNTQWSECDTKTNTRNKVMRLMSGNPSECEASKTITKPCRATGRGGGRKSKQGEEDTDEE, from the exons ATGCACAGTTCCGTATTTGTGGCGGCGTTGGCGGCCTTAGCAGCCGTTGCTGTTAGTGCCCAAGCAGCCAAGGAGGACACTTTTGGAGAAACAGACCAGGACAGTCTCTATGGCACTGTCAGCCGGACAGTCAGAGCCAGGGCCAGAGGTGGAG GTGCTGCGTCCGAAGCCGGGTCAACGAGAATCGGAACGTCCAGCAGGTCCGAAACGTCGGACGCATCCTACGGCAGAGTACACAAGAGTCCGTCTTCCAAGGCACGGGGATTGGGACTCGCACCGCAAGAAAAGCCACGAACGAAGGAATGGCCGGTCGGGTCACCGTTGATGACTATGTCCAGAAGCACCCGTCCGTTGGACGCTACTAGACGGCTCAGAATACACGCCAGTAAACTTGCGGGAGTAG AAGAATGCCGATACAAGAAGGAACCCTGGAGTGAATGTGACAATGCCACTAATACTCAGAAACGCAAGCTAGTCCTCAAGCGAGGTAGCGGGACCTGCGATCCTACCAAGGAACTGACGAGAAGGTGCAAAAAGG CCTGCCGTTATGAGAAGGGTACCTGGAATGCATGTGATGCAGCAACAAACACTCGCCGGCGGACCGATAAGCTCAAACCAAAAAGTGACCAGAGCTGTGAAGCGACTCGTACCATAACCAAGAAGTGCAAAAACA CCTCCGCTGGTTGCCGTTACAATCGGAATACACAGTGGTCTGAGTGTGATACCAAGACCAACACGAGGAACAAGGTTATGCGCCTGATGAGCGGCAATCCTTCCGAGTGCGAAGCTTCCAAGACCATTACCAAGCCGTGCCGGGCCACTGGACGTGGTGGTGGACGAAAGAGTAAGCAAG GTGAGGAAGATACAGATGAAGAATGA
- the LOC135401769 gene encoding uncharacterized protein LOC135401769 isoform X2: MHSSVFVAALAALAAVAVSAQAAKEDTFGETDQDSLYGTVSRTVRARARGGGAASEAGSTRIGTSSRSETSDASYGRVHKSPSSKARGLGLAPQEKPRTKEWPVGSPLMTMSRSTRPLDATRRLRIHASKLAGVEECRYKKEPWSECDNATNTQKRKLVLKRGSGTCDPTKELTRRCKKACRYEKGTWNACDAATNTRRRTDKLKPKSDQSCEATRTITKKCKNTSAGCRYNRNTQWSECDTKTNTRNKVMRLMSGNPSECEASKTITKPCRATGRGGGRKSEEDTDEE; encoded by the exons ATGCACAGTTCCGTATTTGTGGCGGCGTTGGCGGCCTTAGCAGCCGTTGCTGTTAGTGCCCAAGCAGCCAAGGAGGACACTTTTGGAGAAACAGACCAGGACAGTCTCTATGGCACTGTCAGCCGGACAGTCAGAGCCAGGGCCAGAGGTGGAG GTGCTGCGTCCGAAGCCGGGTCAACGAGAATCGGAACGTCCAGCAGGTCCGAAACGTCGGACGCATCCTACGGCAGAGTACACAAGAGTCCGTCTTCCAAGGCACGGGGATTGGGACTCGCACCGCAAGAAAAGCCACGAACGAAGGAATGGCCGGTCGGGTCACCGTTGATGACTATGTCCAGAAGCACCCGTCCGTTGGACGCTACTAGACGGCTCAGAATACACGCCAGTAAACTTGCGGGAGTAG AAGAATGCCGATACAAGAAGGAACCCTGGAGTGAATGTGACAATGCCACTAATACTCAGAAACGCAAGCTAGTCCTCAAGCGAGGTAGCGGGACCTGCGATCCTACCAAGGAACTGACGAGAAGGTGCAAAAAGG CCTGCCGTTATGAGAAGGGTACCTGGAATGCATGTGATGCAGCAACAAACACTCGCCGGCGGACCGATAAGCTCAAACCAAAAAGTGACCAGAGCTGTGAAGCGACTCGTACCATAACCAAGAAGTGCAAAAACA CCTCCGCTGGTTGCCGTTACAATCGGAATACACAGTGGTCTGAGTGTGATACCAAGACCAACACGAGGAACAAGGTTATGCGCCTGATGAGCGGCAATCCTTCCGAGTGCGAAGCTTCCAAGACCATTACCAAGCCGTGCCGGGCCACTGGACGTGGTGGTGGACGAAAGA GTGAGGAAGATACAGATGAAGAATGA
- the LOC135401769 gene encoding uncharacterized protein LOC135401769 isoform X3 encodes MHSSVFVAALAALAAVAVSAQAAKEDTFGETDQDSLYGTVSRTVRARARGGEECRYKKEPWSECDNATNTQKRKLVLKRGSGTCDPTKELTRRCKKACRYEKGTWNACDAATNTRRRTDKLKPKSDQSCEATRTITKKCKNTSAGCRYNRNTQWSECDTKTNTRNKVMRLMSGNPSECEASKTITKPCRATGRGGGRKSKQGEEDTDEE; translated from the exons ATGCACAGTTCCGTATTTGTGGCGGCGTTGGCGGCCTTAGCAGCCGTTGCTGTTAGTGCCCAAGCAGCCAAGGAGGACACTTTTGGAGAAACAGACCAGGACAGTCTCTATGGCACTGTCAGCCGGACAGTCAGAGCCAGGGCCAGAGGTGGAG AAGAATGCCGATACAAGAAGGAACCCTGGAGTGAATGTGACAATGCCACTAATACTCAGAAACGCAAGCTAGTCCTCAAGCGAGGTAGCGGGACCTGCGATCCTACCAAGGAACTGACGAGAAGGTGCAAAAAGG CCTGCCGTTATGAGAAGGGTACCTGGAATGCATGTGATGCAGCAACAAACACTCGCCGGCGGACCGATAAGCTCAAACCAAAAAGTGACCAGAGCTGTGAAGCGACTCGTACCATAACCAAGAAGTGCAAAAACA CCTCCGCTGGTTGCCGTTACAATCGGAATACACAGTGGTCTGAGTGTGATACCAAGACCAACACGAGGAACAAGGTTATGCGCCTGATGAGCGGCAATCCTTCCGAGTGCGAAGCTTCCAAGACCATTACCAAGCCGTGCCGGGCCACTGGACGTGGTGGTGGACGAAAGAGTAAGCAAG GTGAGGAAGATACAGATGAAGAATGA